One Glycine soja cultivar W05 chromosome 2, ASM419377v2, whole genome shotgun sequence genomic region harbors:
- the LOC114379011 gene encoding alpha-amylase 3, chloroplastic-like: MSTVALETLFPLCRRKPSFHRHKPIPLRPFFVTCSSNLNDDASFIFHQQPRKTLSPVHAVSHTDTSVLHSLQCPHTITNTFLINTTETVEGKIFVRLDHGKGLRDRELTVGCNLPGKWILHWGVTYVDDVGREWDQPPRDMIPPGSILIKDYAIETPLKESSLSAEGDTLHEIRIDLKANNGIAAINFVLKDEETEAWYKNKRRDFKVSLVNNLKEDNSIIGPKWGFDLWPGNLGQISKMFLQSEEADQDDSSESRVPEQDNNQPESFCEEVPITKKVLVQNSISVSTTKCHESGAVKELLLLETDLPGDVVLHWGVCRDDSRKWEVPPRPHPPGTVAFKERALRTQFRPRDDGKGSLALITLEEEFSGFMFVLKQNENTWFKYNGHDFYIPLSSSSSFLNSGNKEGQSEGMQREVTQEASQKSSFFAFTDTITNEIRNLVTDNSSEKIQRTKSKMAQRSIFQEIERLAAEAYNIFRISIPTFSEETAAEPEVTIVEPETSIVEPQATTIVIPETSVESETQSLDPKICSGTGTGYEILCQAFNWESHKSGRWYIELKEMASELASLGFTVVWLPPPTESVSPEGYMPKDLYNLNSRYGNIDELKDLVKRFHEVGIKVLGDAVLNHRCAHYQNQNGIWNIFGGPLNWDDRAVVADDPHFQGRGNKSSGDNFHAAPNIDHSQEFVRKDLKEWLCWLRKEVGYDGWRLDFVRGFWGGYVKDYIDASEPYFSVGEYWDSLSYTYSEMDHNQDAHRQRIIDWINATNGTSGAFDVTTKGILHPALERCEYWRLSDEKGKPPGVLGWWPSRAVTFIENHDTGSTQGHWRFPSGKQMQGYAYILTHPGTPSVFYDHISSHDKSEIASLISLRKRNKIHCRSRVQISKAEKDVYAAIIDEKVAMKIGPGHFEPPSDSQKWSLAIEGKDYKIWEAS; encoded by the exons ATGTCCACCGTTGCATTAGAGACTCTCTTCCCTCTTTGCCGTAGAAAACCTTCATTTCACCGCCATAAACCAATCCCTCTCAGACCCTTCTTTGTGACTTGCTCTTCCAACCTCAATGATGATGCATCCTTCATCTTCCACCAACAACCTCGCAAAACTCTCTCTCCCGTGCATGCAGTTTCCCACACAGACACATCTGTCCTCCACTCCCTTCAATGCCCTCACACCATCACCAACACTTTCCTAATCAACACAACCGAAACG GTGGAGGGAAAGATTTTTGTGAGATTAGATCACGGAAAGGGTTTGAGGGATCGGGAGCTTACGGTGGGTTGCAATCTTCCCGGAAAATGGATTCTTCATTGGGGAGTTACctatgttgatgatgttggaag GGAATGGGATCAACCTCCTCGTGATATGATACCCCCCGGATCTATTCTTATAAAG GACTATGCAATAGAGACCCCTTTGAAGGAGTCATCCTTATCCGCCGAAGGAGATACGCTTCACGAAATCAGGATTGATCTTAAAGCCAACAATGGAATTGCAGCGATTAATTTTGTTCTCAAG GATGAGGAAACCGAAGCTtggtacaaaaacaaaagaagagaTTTCAAGGTTTCTTTGGTCAACAACCTTAAGGAGGATAATAGCATAATTGGACCTAAATGGGGCTTTGATTTATGGCCAG GGAATTTGGGACAGATATCTAAAATGTTCCTCCAGTCAGAAGAAGCTGACCAAGATGACAGCAGTGAATCTAGAGTTCCAGAGCAAGACAATAATCAACCAGAAAGTTTTTGTGAAGAAGTGCCTATAACAAAGAAGGTTTTAGTCCAAAACTCTATCAGTGTCTCCACCACAAAATGCCATGAGTCTGGGGCAGTTAAGGAACTTTTACTTTTGGAAACTGATCTACCTGGAGATGTTGTCCTTCACTGGGGAGTTTGTAGGGATGATTCGAGAAAGTGGGAAGTTCCACCTCGTCCTCATCCACCAGGAACAGTAGCATTTAAAGAAAGGGCTTTGAGAACTCAATTTCGG CCAAGAGATGATGGAAAAGGATCTTTAGCACTAATCACTTTAGAGGAAGAATTTTCAGGCTTTATGTTTGTTCTTaagcaaaatgaaaatacttgGTTCAAGTACAATGGACATGATTTTTATATCCCCCTCTCAAGTTCTAGTAGCTTTCTTAATAGTGGCAACAAAGAGGGCCAGTCAGAAGGTATGCAGAGGGAAGTGACTCAAGAGGCTAGTCAAAAGAGTTCTTTCTTTGCATTTACTGATACAATAACCAATGAAATAAGAAATTTGGTCACAGACAATTCCTCTGAGAAGATTCAAAGGACAAAATCAAAAATGGCACAACGAAGCATTTTTCAAGAAATTGAAAGGCTGGCTGCTGAAGCCTATAATATATTCAGAATCTCCATTCCAACTTTCTCTGAGGAAACTGCTGCAGAACCTGAGGTAACTATTGTGGAACCTGAGACAAGTATTGTGGAACCTCAGGCAACAACTATTGTGATACCTGAGACTTCAGTGGAATCAGAGACACAGTCCCTGGATCCAAAAATATGCTCAGGAACAGGCACAGGGTATGAAATATTATGCCAAGCGTTTAACTGGGAATCTCACAAATCTGGAAGATGGTACATAGAGCTTAAAGAAATGGCTTCAGAACTAGCATCACTTGGTTTCACTGTGGTTTGGTTGCCACCACCTACTGAATCTGTTTCACCTGAAGGATACATGCCAAaggatttatataatttaaattccaG ATACGGAAACATTGATGAACTGAAAGATTTGGTGAAAAGATTTCATGAAGTTGGGATCAAAGTTCTTGGAGATGCCGTTTTAAACCACCGCTGTGCTCACTATCAGAATCAAAATGGTATTTGGAACATATTTGGAGGCCCTCTTAACTGGGATGATCGTGCAGTTGTAGCTGATGATCCACATTTTCAG GGCAGGGGCAACAAGAGTAGTGGAGATAATTTTCATGCCGCTCCAAACATTGATCATTCTCAGGAGTTTGTGAGAAAGGATCTCAAAGAATGGTTATGCTGGTTGAG GAAAGAAGTTGGGTATGATGGATGGAGGCTTGACTTTGTGAGAGGATTTTGGGGTGGTTATGTAAAGGACTACATAGATGCAAGTGAACCTTATTTTTCCGTGGGAGAGTACTGGGATTCCCTCAGTTATACATATAGTGAAATGGATCATAATCAAGATGCTCATAGGCAGAGGATAATTGATTGGATCAATGCCACTAATGGTACCTCTGGTGCATTTGATGTCACAACAAAAGGAATTCTTCACCCT GCATTGGAAAGATGTGAATATTGGCGATTGTCAGATGAGAAGGGAAAGCCCCCAGGCGTTCTTGGCTGGTGGCCATCTCGAGCTGTTACGTTTATAGAGAATCATGACACTGGTTCCACCCAG GGTCATTGGAGATTTCCCAGTGGAAAACAAATGCAAGGATATGCCTACATTCTTACTCACCCAGGAACTCCATCAGTGTTTTACGACCACATTTCCTCTCACGATAAAAGTGAAATAGCAAGTCTAATATCTCTCAGGAAGAGGAACAAGATCCACTGCAGGAGTAGA GTTCAAATTAGTAAAGCAGAAAAGGATGTTTATGCAGCAATCATAGATGAGAAAGTAGCTATGAAGATTGGACCTGGACATTTTGAACCACCAAGTGACTCCCAGAAATGGTCATTAGCTATTGAGGGAAAAGACTATAAGATTTGGGAAGCATCataa
- the LOC114379138 gene encoding uncharacterized protein LOC114379138, with product MAMAMQSGIGVSKILIIAGAGYTSTVLIKTGKLSDLIGELQLLVKGLEKSGEHAEGEGEYADAIAAQVRRLANEVRQLASNRPITVLNGGSEQSNLSSLVVPAAALGALGYGYMWWKGISFSDLMYVTKRNMEKAVADLTKKLQHASDVIADTKKHLTQRIQNLNDKMLKLNELQRSTKDEVAGVRSTITDIHEDLGYLQQTVETLDYRLAELSSKQDYANYGLSYLIDYVHGKSQKKPELLQEQLKLSGKSPNLITYKGTPNLMGLKDIAETLSASDRSASDSVMPDGMDKREQQRRPLLRNGIAKTLSGLDKSALDSIMPNGVDKLEQL from the exons ATGGCTATGGCTATGCAAAGCGGAATTGGAGTCTCTAAGATCCTCATCATAGCTGGAGCAG GTTATACCAGCACTGTCCTCATCAAAACTGGAAAACTCTCTGATTTAATCGGCGAGCTTCAG TTGCTGGTGAAGGGATTGGAAAAATCCGGGGAGCATGCTGAAGGTGAAGGTGAATATGCTGATGCCATAGCTGCTCAG GTGCGTCGCCTGGCGAATGAAGTTCGGCAGCTAGCATCAAACAGGCCAATCACAGTACTGAATGGGGGTTCTGAACAAA GTAATTTATCATCTCTCGTCGTTCCAGCTGCTGCCTTGGGTGCTCTGGGTTATGGCTACATGTGGTGGAAG GGAATTTCATTCTCAGATCTCATGTATGTGACTAAACGGAATATGGAAAAAGCTGTTGCAGATTTAACCAAAAAGTTGCAGCATGCCTCAGATGTCATTGCT GATACCAAGAAGCATTTGACTCAGAGAATTCAGAATTTGAATGACAAAATGCTCAAGCTGAATGAGTTGCAAAGGTCAACTAAGGATGAA GTTGCTGGAGTTAGAAGTACTATTACTGATATCCATGAAGACTTGGGTTATTTGCAACAAACAGTGGAAACATTG GATTATAGGTTGGCTGAATTGAGTTCTAAGCAG GATTATGCAAATTATGGATTGTCATATCTCATCGACTATGTACAcggaaaaagccagaaaaagcCTGAATTGTTGCAG GAGCAACTGAAACTTTCAGGGAAGTCCCCTAATTTGATCACATATAAAGGAACTCCAAATCTAATG GGTCTTAAAGACATTGCGGAAACATTGTCTGCTTCAGATAGGTCTGCTTCAGATAGTGTCATGCCAGATGGCATGGATAAACGAGAGCAACAACGAAGGCCATTGTTGAG GAATGGCATTGCTAAAACTTTGTCCGGTTTAGACAAGTCTGCTTTAGACAGTATCATGCCAAATGGTGTGGATAAACTAGAGCAACTGTGA
- the LOC114369382 gene encoding hypersensitive-induced response protein 2-like codes for MGQVYGCFQVKHSSVAIKEVFGKYDDVLEPGCHFVAWCFGRRVAGALSLRVKLRLRTMCLLVWLPQSNIEHWQKRQQMFTTNSPIPKHRYNPYVFDVIRASVPKMELDAAFERTKMQKLWRMNLKSLWLRDSSDSYCGY; via the exons ATGGGACAAGTGTACGGTTGCTTTCAAGTGAAGCATTCAAGTGTAGCCATTAAGGAGGTTTTCGGGAAGTACGATGATGTTCTTGAACCAGGTTGCCACTTTGTTGCATGGTGTTTTGGGCGGCGTGTGGCTGGTGCACTTTCTTTACgtgtgaaactaagactaag GACAATGTGTTTGTTAGTGTGGTTGCCTCAATCCAATATCGAGCATTGGCAGAAAAGGCAGCAGATGTTTACTACAAACTCACCAATACCAAAGCACAGATACAACCCTTATGTCTTTGATG TTATCAGAGCAAGTGTTCCAAAGATGGAACTTGATGCTGCTTTTGAGCGAACAAAAATGCAAAAGCTGTGGAGGATGAACTTGAAAAG CTTATGGTTACGAGATAGTTCAGACTCTTATTGTGGATATTGA
- the LOC114379065 gene encoding pectate lyase-like, translated as MAKMHNFFLLTCLIVIIPTLHANVKEDEIYWKRQSQILNDSYWKQKASVAEKENKQAYTSDPYSLTKNLTYSVSEIIVGEQNGRRNLKGKGGNCMATNPIDRCWRCDPNWANNRKKLANCVQGFGRNTVGGKNGPFYVVTSNLDNDMVNPVPGTLRHAVTRTGPLWIIFAHSMKIRLNQELIMASDKTIDGRGVDVYLAGGAGITIQFIKNVIIHGVKIFDIQVGNGGLIIDSENHYGLRTMSDGDGISIFGSSNIWIDHVSMRKCKDGLIDAIQGSTAITISNSHFTDHNEVMLFGASDSYDGDTIMQITLAFNHFGKRLVQRMPRCRYGFVHVVNNDYTHWEMYAIGGSKHPTIISEGNRFIAPDNINAKEITKREYSPEQEWKSWQWRSINDEYLNGGFFREGGAQLTDRPYSRHDMMTARPGSYVGRLTRYAGSLKCMVGKPC; from the exons ATGGCAAAAATGCataatttcttccttttaaCGTGTTTGATAGTCATCATACCTACCTTGCATGCCAATGTCAAGGAGGATGAAATATATTGGAAGAGGCAAAGTCAAATACTTAATGATTCATATTGGAAGCAAAAAGCATCAGTTGCAGAAAAAGAGAACAAACAAGCTTATACTTCTGACCCATATTCACTCACCAAGAACTTGACCTATAGTGTTAGCGA AATCATAGTTGGTGAGCAGAATGGAAGAAGGAATTTGAAGGGAAAAGGTGGTAATTGTATGGCAACAAACCCAATCGACAGGTGCTGGAGGTGTGACCCCAATTGGGCAAACAACCGAAAGAAGCTTGCAAATTGTGTGCAAGGTTTTGGCAGAAACACTGTTGGTGGAAAGAATGGTCCATTCTATGTGGTGACCAGTAATTTAGATAATGACATGGTGAATCCTGTTCCTGGTACCCTTAGGCATGCAGTTACAAGAACCGGACCCTTGTGGATCATCTTTGCTCATAGCATGAAGATTAGGCTCAATCAGGAGCTCATTATGGCAAGTGACAAGACCATTGACGGAAGAGGAGTTGATGTCTACCTTGCTGGTGGGGCTGGTATTACCATCCAGTTCATCAAGAATGTGATCATCCATGGAGTCAAGATTTTTGACATTCAGGTTGGTAATGGTGGACTTATTATAGATTCTGAGAACCACTATGGTTTGAGGACTATGAGTGATGGAGATGGCATTTCCATCTTTGGCTCTAGCAATATTTGGATTGACCATGTTTCCATGAGAAAATGCAAAGATGGATTGATAGATGCTATTCAGGGTTCCACTGCTATTACCATCTCCAATAGCCATTTCACAGACCACAATGAG GTGATGTTGTTTGGTGCTAGTGACAGCTATGATGGTGATACGATAATGCAAATCACATTGGCATTCAACCACTTTGGCAAGAGATTAGTCCAAAGGATGCCAAGGTGCAGATATGGTTTTGTCCATGTGGTTAATAATGACTACACTCATTGGGAAATGTATGCCATTGGTGGTAGCAAGCATCCTACCATTATTAGTGAGGGCAACAGATTCATTGCCCCTGACAACATTAATGCTAAAGAG ATAACAAAGAGGGAGTACTCACCAGAGCAAGAGTGGAAAAGCTGGCAATGGAGATCAATCAATGACGAGTACCTGAACGGAGGATTTTTCAGAGAAGGTGGTGCTCAACTAACAGACAGGCCATACTCAAGGCATGACATGATGACAGCAAGGCCTGGATCATACGTGGGAAGACTCACTCGTTATGCTGGAAGCCTTAAGTGCATGGTGGGAAAGCCTTGTTAA
- the LOC114379155 gene encoding hypersensitive-induced response protein 1-like isoform X2 yields MGQMFSMCGFVQVEQSSVVIKEVFGKYDDVLDPGCHCVPWYFGNRVAGALSLRIQQLDVRCETKTKDNVFVTVVASIQYRALAEKASDAYYKLTNTKAQIQSYVFDVIRASVPKMELDATFEQKNDIAKTVEEELEKAMSAYGYEIVQTLIVDIEPDERVKRAMNEINAAARLRVASNEKAEAEKILQIKRAEGDAESKYLAGLGVARQRQAIVDGLRDSVIAFSENVPGTTSKDILDMVLMTQYFDTMKDIGASSKSNAVFIPHGPGSVHDVASQIRDGLLQGNATKS; encoded by the exons ATGGGACAAATGTTTAGTATGTGTGGTTTTGTGCAAGTGGAGCAGTCAAGTGTTGTCATCAAGGAAGTATTTGGGAAGTACGATGATGTTCTTGATCCTGGTTGCCACTGTGTGCCGTGGTATTTCGGCAATCGTGTGGCTGGTGCACTTTCTTTGCGTATACAACAGCTAGATGTTCGTTGTGAAACCAAGACAAAG GACAATGTGTTTGTTACTGTGGTTGCCTCAATCCAATATCGAGCATTGGCAGAAAAGGCATCAGATGCTTACTACAAACTCACCAATACCAAAGCACAGATACAATCCTATGTCTTTGATG TTATCAGAGCAAGTGTTCCAAAGATGGAACTAGATGCTACATTTGAGCAGAAGAACGACATCGCAAAAACAGTGGAGGAAGAACTTGAAAAG GCCATGTCAGCTTATGGGTACGAGATAGTTCAGACTCTTATTGTGGATATTGAGCCAGATGAGCGTGTGAAGAGAGCCATGAATGAGATCAACGCTG CTGCAAGATTGAGGGTGGCTTCGAATGAGAAAGCCGAAGCAGAGAAGATATTACAGATAAAGCGAGCAGAAGGGGATGCAGAATCAAAGTACCTAGCAGGTCTTGGAGTCGCTCGTCAGCGCCAAGCCATAGTTGATGGCTTGAGGGACAGTGTTATTGCTTTCTCCGAGAATGTTCCCGGGACAACATCAAAGGATATCTTGGACATGGTTCTCATGACTCAATATTTTGACACAATGAAGGACATTGGTGCATCCTCAAAATCCAATGCTGTTTTCATTCCACATGGACCGGGTTCTGTACATGATGTTGCTTCACAAATTAGGGATGGTCTTCTACAAGGAAATGCAACAAAGTCTTGA
- the LOC114379155 gene encoding hypersensitive-induced response protein 1-like isoform X1, whose protein sequence is MKLKDRRMMLFSVVVLVIKMGQMFSMCGFVQVEQSSVVIKEVFGKYDDVLDPGCHCVPWYFGNRVAGALSLRIQQLDVRCETKTKDNVFVTVVASIQYRALAEKASDAYYKLTNTKAQIQSYVFDVIRASVPKMELDATFEQKNDIAKTVEEELEKAMSAYGYEIVQTLIVDIEPDERVKRAMNEINAAARLRVASNEKAEAEKILQIKRAEGDAESKYLAGLGVARQRQAIVDGLRDSVIAFSENVPGTTSKDILDMVLMTQYFDTMKDIGASSKSNAVFIPHGPGSVHDVASQIRDGLLQGNATKS, encoded by the exons atgaaattgaaaGACCGGAGGATGATG CTGTTTTCTGTTGTAGTTTTAGTGATCAAGATGGGACAAATGTTTAGTATGTGTGGTTTTGTGCAAGTGGAGCAGTCAAGTGTTGTCATCAAGGAAGTATTTGGGAAGTACGATGATGTTCTTGATCCTGGTTGCCACTGTGTGCCGTGGTATTTCGGCAATCGTGTGGCTGGTGCACTTTCTTTGCGTATACAACAGCTAGATGTTCGTTGTGAAACCAAGACAAAG GACAATGTGTTTGTTACTGTGGTTGCCTCAATCCAATATCGAGCATTGGCAGAAAAGGCATCAGATGCTTACTACAAACTCACCAATACCAAAGCACAGATACAATCCTATGTCTTTGATG TTATCAGAGCAAGTGTTCCAAAGATGGAACTAGATGCTACATTTGAGCAGAAGAACGACATCGCAAAAACAGTGGAGGAAGAACTTGAAAAG GCCATGTCAGCTTATGGGTACGAGATAGTTCAGACTCTTATTGTGGATATTGAGCCAGATGAGCGTGTGAAGAGAGCCATGAATGAGATCAACGCTG CTGCAAGATTGAGGGTGGCTTCGAATGAGAAAGCCGAAGCAGAGAAGATATTACAGATAAAGCGAGCAGAAGGGGATGCAGAATCAAAGTACCTAGCAGGTCTTGGAGTCGCTCGTCAGCGCCAAGCCATAGTTGATGGCTTGAGGGACAGTGTTATTGCTTTCTCCGAGAATGTTCCCGGGACAACATCAAAGGATATCTTGGACATGGTTCTCATGACTCAATATTTTGACACAATGAAGGACATTGGTGCATCCTCAAAATCCAATGCTGTTTTCATTCCACATGGACCGGGTTCTGTACATGATGTTGCTTCACAAATTAGGGATGGTCTTCTACAAGGAAATGCAACAAAGTCTTGA
- the LOC114379113 gene encoding single-stranded DNA-binding protein WHY1, chloroplastic-like: MGTLIILGARDSWEFSHETVKSKRKVLKVEPLLDATGHLFSLSVLKKPANMEGIQESIFLPVTRADLEVLRSLFNCIMPYLLGWNAFGNSIKPEVYSQVNSTNPRYGADNEWNR, from the exons ATGGGAACTCTAATTATCCTTGGTGCAAGGGATTCTTGGGAATTTTCTCATGAGACTGTTAAGTCGAAAAG AAAAGTTTTGAAGGTGGAGCCACTTCTGGATGCTACTGGCCACTTATTTAGCTTAA GCGTTCTGAAAAAACCTGCGAACATGGAGGGAATTCAGGAAAGCATCTTTCTCCCTGTTACAAGGGCAGACCTAGAAGTTTTAAGGTCACTTTTCAAT TGTATCATGCCATACCTTCTAGGTTGGAATGCCTTTGGAAACTCCATAAAGCCAGAGGTATATAGTCAAGTGAATAGTACCAACCCCAGATATGGAGCAGACAATGAATGGAACAGATAG